The proteins below are encoded in one region of Peptoniphilus sp. GNH:
- a CDS encoding ATP-grasp domain-containing protein produces MIKTILPKSTIGIIGGGQLGRMLAMSAKEMGYKIAILDPREDACAKKFADYFIHSAFTDFRSIEKLCQMSDVITFEFENIDIESYKKLEKKYNFVQSSRVLEISQNRLREKEYARSLGIETVKYYDPAKDDIKIDKPYLMKTNRLGYDGKGQKIISTKEEIEKDTILEELIKLDKEISVVAVKDRDGIEIVAVVENEHRNNILFRSNIPANVSKEQEHQAIEYTKKILNDNDYYGVLTVEYFISDGRVIFNEIAPRVHNSGHITMQSANKSQFRAHIEAICGLKVGKIENREATLYNILGQNEKYFINLISKRQGYLHLYEKEGRLNRKVGHINFLGDVHLEGEFE; encoded by the coding sequence ATGATTAAGACTATATTACCAAAAAGCACTATCGGTATAATCGGTGGCGGTCAACTCGGACGAATGCTTGCAATGAGCGCAAAAGAAATGGGCTATAAAATTGCAATCCTAGATCCGAGAGAGGATGCCTGCGCAAAGAAATTTGCAGATTATTTTATCCATAGTGCTTTTACTGATTTTAGGAGCATTGAAAAACTTTGCCAAATGAGCGATGTCATAACTTTCGAATTCGAAAACATAGACATAGAGTCCTATAAAAAACTAGAAAAAAAATATAATTTTGTTCAATCATCTCGTGTGCTTGAAATCTCCCAAAATAGACTTAGAGAAAAAGAATATGCAAGATCTCTTGGAATAGAAACTGTAAAATATTATGACCCGGCAAAAGATGATATAAAAATCGACAAGCCTTATCTCATGAAGACTAACAGGCTAGGCTATGATGGTAAGGGACAAAAAATTATATCTACAAAAGAGGAAATAGAAAAAGATACAATCTTGGAAGAATTGATAAAACTTGATAAGGAAATCTCGGTAGTTGCTGTAAAAGATAGAGATGGCATAGAGATTGTAGCTGTTGTTGAAAACGAACACAGGAACAATATTCTCTTTAGATCTAATATACCTGCTAATGTTTCCAAAGAGCAGGAGCATCAAGCCATAGAATATACTAAGAAGATATTAAACGACAATGACTATTATGGCGTGCTTACTGTGGAATATTTTATAAGCGATGGCAGGGTTATTTTCAATGAGATAGCACCAAGAGTTCACAATTCAGGTCACATAACTATGCAATCGGCAAACAAGTCACAGTTTAGGGCTCACATTGAAGCAATTTGTGGGCTCAAAGTTGGGAAAATAGAAAATAGAGAAGCCACACTTTACAATATTTTAGGTCAAAATGAAAAATATTTTATAAATCTGATAAGCAAAAGACAAGGTTACTTACACCTTTATGAGAAGGAGGGTAGATTAAATAGAAAAGTCGGTCATATAAACTTTTTGGGTGATGTGCATTTGGAGGGAGAATTTGAATAA
- a CDS encoding phosphoribosylformylglycinamidine synthase produces the protein MNKRIFVRKRDGYDRESDNLREKLNRDFDLALKNLNIYVIYDIYDISDDLYEKAKDRVFSEVMIDEVFEDIDLKNKCYIAYETLPAQYDQRSDSAMQAIRLIDKNSKTFVRSGKLVVIDSDINLEKFSKVKKFLINPIESVEKDLSKMDFKIDSDKKELRDFSGFRTYTKEDFEKIIKDLSLALDVEDLEFIQKYFIKEDRDPTETEIYVLDVFWSDHCRHTTFETTLDDIKIKSKLFQKELQDALDYYISLRKELNITKPIRLMDMASIVGKYHTKVLGDENIEVSDEINACSFFTDIENKGKKERWLVQFKNETHNHPSEIEPFGGASTCIGGAIRDPLSGRSYVYQAMRISGSGNILQKVEDTLENKLPQVEISKGKSQGNSSYGNQIGLATTYVREIYDDSYLAKTMEVGAVVGAVKEGNYKREKLNPGDIVLLIGGRTGRDGIQGASGSSVIHNDKSLTSAASQVQKGNPVEERKIQRLFRKPEVTKLIKKCNDFGAGGVSVAIGELSEGIEIFLDRVKTKYEGLNPTEIAISESQERMAIGLAKEDYEKFAEECRKENLEYVHVANITDRNRLEMYYKEEKIVDFKAEFLATAGVRKHARVEIYDNEGQNPFTHKEITKEAIINELKDLNVTNQKGMVSQFDSSVGAMTVLMPFAGKNKITPVQASVAALPTLYSTSDTATILSYGFVPKISKYSPFLSSMYAVLESVAKVYAAGGNKQSLYFSFQEYFEKLLDDPKKWGKVSQALLGSIIAQKEIGRPSIGGKDSMSGSFNDINVVETLISFACTPVKIKDVISPDLKALENKIYLIDIKKDEKGYPDIKKAMIDFEKLNTYIKEGKVVSAYVQDFGSVGASLLKMAMGNSLGFTIDYDKALDFNPASIVVEAKEDLDFYYLGQVTKDISINGIKIDLNEAQAAYFSTLEEIYPTYYNKNGGKVENISIRGEQKVYYKQKVDQVKVVIPVFPGTNSEYDTQKAFEEAGASVKQVVFKNTREYDIENSIEELVEAIYDSHIVAFPGGFSAGDEPDGSAKFIVNVLKNEKVKKAIHAHLKDKKLILGICNGFQALIKSGLLPYSEIRDLDKKDLTLFRNVGFRHISDTVITRVANTKSPWTQDFEIGDLHEMILSHGEGRLVGENIEKFKHLAAFQYVDFDADASMDGRFNPNGSSYAIEAMISEDGLILGKMGHSERSYDWLYKTNTIKGRQDIFANGVKYFTR, from the coding sequence TTGAATAAGAGAATATTTGTAAGAAAAAGAGATGGCTATGATAGGGAATCGGACAATTTGAGGGAAAAGCTAAATAGAGATTTTGATTTAGCTTTGAAAAATTTAAACATATATGTAATTTATGACATTTATGATATAAGCGATGACCTATATGAAAAGGCAAAAGACAGAGTGTTTTCAGAGGTCATGATAGATGAAGTTTTTGAGGATATAGACCTTAAAAATAAATGCTATATAGCCTATGAAACTTTGCCAGCTCAATATGACCAAAGGTCGGATTCGGCTATGCAAGCAATAAGACTAATTGACAAAAATAGCAAGACATTTGTAAGAAGCGGCAAGCTTGTAGTCATAGATTCCGATATTAATCTAGAGAAGTTTTCAAAGGTCAAGAAATTTCTTATAAATCCAATAGAATCAGTGGAAAAAGATTTGTCTAAAATGGACTTTAAAATTGATTCAGACAAGAAAGAATTAAGGGATTTTAGTGGATTTAGAACTTATACAAAAGAGGATTTCGAAAAGATTATAAAGGATTTATCCTTGGCTCTGGATGTAGAGGATCTTGAGTTCATCCAAAAATATTTTATAAAAGAAGATAGAGACCCGACAGAAACAGAAATTTATGTCCTTGATGTGTTTTGGTCAGATCATTGCAGGCACACAACTTTTGAAACAACTCTTGACGATATAAAAATCAAGTCTAAATTATTCCAAAAAGAATTACAAGATGCTCTAGACTACTATATTTCACTTAGAAAAGAGCTAAATATCACAAAGCCAATAAGGCTCATGGACATGGCATCCATAGTAGGAAAATATCACACAAAGGTGCTTGGAGATGAAAATATAGAAGTTTCCGATGAGATAAATGCCTGTTCATTTTTTACAGATATAGAAAACAAGGGGAAAAAGGAAAGATGGTTGGTTCAATTTAAAAACGAAACTCACAATCATCCATCGGAGATAGAACCCTTTGGTGGAGCATCTACTTGCATAGGAGGAGCCATAAGAGATCCCCTATCGGGAAGGTCATATGTCTATCAAGCTATGAGAATATCTGGATCTGGAAATATACTGCAAAAAGTGGAGGACACCCTGGAAAATAAATTGCCTCAAGTAGAAATTTCCAAGGGCAAGTCCCAAGGGAACTCTTCTTATGGAAATCAAATAGGTTTGGCTACAACTTATGTAAGAGAGATTTATGATGATTCCTACTTGGCAAAAACTATGGAAGTGGGCGCTGTTGTTGGCGCTGTCAAGGAAGGAAATTATAAAAGAGAAAAATTAAATCCAGGAGATATAGTTCTTTTAATAGGTGGAAGGACTGGAAGAGATGGCATCCAAGGGGCGAGTGGGTCTTCTGTTATTCACAATGACAAGTCTCTTACAAGTGCGGCAAGCCAAGTTCAAAAGGGAAATCCTGTTGAAGAAAGAAAGATTCAAAGATTATTTAGAAAGCCTGAGGTCACCAAGTTAATAAAAAAATGTAATGACTTTGGAGCTGGTGGCGTTTCAGTTGCAATAGGAGAGTTATCCGAAGGTATAGAAATATTTTTAGACAGGGTCAAAACCAAGTACGAGGGACTAAATCCGACAGAAATAGCCATAAGCGAATCGCAAGAAAGAATGGCAATAGGTCTTGCAAAAGAGGATTATGAAAAATTTGCAGAAGAATGTAGAAAAGAAAATTTGGAATATGTCCATGTGGCAAATATAACTGATAGAAATAGACTTGAAATGTACTATAAAGAGGAGAAAATAGTAGATTTCAAGGCTGAATTTTTAGCAACTGCGGGAGTTAGAAAGCATGCCAGAGTTGAAATCTATGACAATGAAGGACAAAATCCTTTCACCCACAAAGAAATCACAAAAGAGGCAATAATAAACGAACTAAAAGATTTGAATGTGACCAATCAAAAGGGCATGGTGTCTCAATTCGATTCGTCAGTGGGAGCTATGACTGTTTTGATGCCCTTTGCTGGGAAAAATAAAATTACACCAGTCCAAGCGAGCGTAGCAGCTTTGCCGACTCTGTATTCAACATCTGACACGGCGACGATTTTAAGCTATGGATTTGTGCCTAAAATTTCAAAATACTCACCATTTCTATCAAGCATGTACGCAGTTTTAGAATCTGTTGCCAAGGTGTATGCAGCAGGAGGCAATAAGCAAAGCTTGTACTTCTCTTTTCAAGAATATTTTGAAAAACTTTTGGACGATCCAAAAAAATGGGGCAAGGTAAGCCAAGCCCTTCTCGGCTCCATAATTGCTCAAAAAGAAATCGGAAGACCATCTATTGGAGGAAAAGACTCCATGAGTGGAAGCTTTAACGATATAAATGTAGTCGAAACGCTTATTTCTTTTGCCTGCACACCAGTTAAGATAAAAGACGTAATAAGTCCGGATTTAAAGGCTCTTGAAAATAAGATTTATTTAATAGATATAAAAAAGGACGAAAAAGGCTACCCAGATATAAAAAAAGCCATGATAGATTTTGAAAAATTGAACACCTACATCAAAGAAGGCAAGGTTGTATCAGCCTATGTTCAAGATTTCGGATCTGTTGGTGCATCACTTCTAAAAATGGCAATGGGAAATTCTCTTGGATTTACAATTGATTATGACAAGGCTTTAGACTTTAATCCAGCCTCAATAGTTGTAGAGGCCAAGGAAGATTTGGACTTTTATTATCTGGGTCAGGTGACAAAAGATATTTCTATAAATGGAATAAAAATAGATTTAAATGAAGCTCAAGCTGCATATTTTTCAACTCTAGAAGAGATTTATCCAACCTATTACAACAAGAATGGCGGCAAGGTAGAAAATATTAGCATAAGGGGAGAGCAAAAAGTTTATTACAAGCAAAAAGTTGACCAAGTTAAGGTGGTCATACCTGTTTTCCCGGGCACCAATTCAGAATATGATACTCAAAAAGCTTTTGAAGAAGCTGGGGCAAGTGTCAAGCAGGTAGTATTTAAGAATACAAGAGAATATGACATAGAAAATTCCATAGAAGAGCTAGTAGAAGCTATTTATGATTCACATATAGTTGCTTTTCCTGGAGGATTTTCTGCAGGAGATGAGCCAGATGGTTCGGCTAAATTTATAGTAAATGTGCTAAAAAATGAAAAGGTAAAAAAAGCGATTCACGCTCACCTAAAGGACAAAAAACTTATTCTTGGCATCTGCAACGGCTTTCAGGCTCTTATAAAATCAGGACTTTTACCCTATTCAGAGATTAGAGATCTCGACAAGAAAGACTTGACCTTGTTTAGGAATGTGGGCTTTAGACATATTTCAGATACGGTTATAACAAGAGTAGCAAATACCAAATCGCCCTGGACTCAAGATTTTGAAATAGGAGATCTTCACGAGATGATTCTAAGCCATGGTGAAGGAAGACTAGTGGGTGAGAATATAGAAAAATTTAAACATCTAGCAGCTTTTCAATATGTAGACTTTGATGCGGATGCAAGTATGGATGGCAGATTCAATCCAAACGGTTCATCTTATGCAATAGAAGCAATGATTAGTGAAGATGGCTTGATTTTAGGTAAGATGGGTCACAGTGAAAGGTCTTATGATTGGCTTTACAAGACAAATACAATAAAAGGCAGACAAGATATTTTCGCTAATGGCGTAAAATATTTTACAAGATAA
- a CDS encoding AEC family transporter, translating into MTYFIDGLKIIFPIFFIMALGYFARKRKIIDEGFIEGATSLVFYFALPISLFNDITKEESLKMNPIYVAYGMATLLASFLIALAIGKIFIKDDRKLTAFVHAAFRGNFVYIGFPIIRGIMGNLAPSSSVPIIMFVVSFQNILGVGLLTYYHGGKMNFKKLFLQILKNPMTLACIFGFLARAVSYRPEGFIGETMGMLSKLSTPLALILIGGSLNFQGIRENVATIFSAVFIKEILLSAIFIPLGVLIGFNREELIVLYVFYAVPSALNTFLFAKKMGSDHELTSQIISVGYTFSILSFPLGIAILSELGII; encoded by the coding sequence ATGACATATTTTATAGACGGTTTGAAAATTATATTTCCTATATTTTTCATTATGGCACTTGGATATTTTGCAAGGAAAAGAAAAATAATAGATGAAGGTTTTATAGAAGGGGCGACATCCTTGGTATTTTATTTTGCCTTGCCCATTTCTCTATTTAATGACATTACAAAAGAAGAGAGCTTAAAGATGAATCCAATCTATGTTGCATATGGAATGGCGACTCTTTTGGCATCATTTTTAATAGCATTGGCTATAGGAAAAATTTTTATAAAGGATGATAGAAAACTCACAGCATTTGTCCACGCAGCCTTTAGGGGAAATTTTGTATATATAGGATTTCCTATAATAAGAGGCATTATGGGCAATCTAGCTCCATCTTCATCTGTTCCCATAATCATGTTTGTAGTTTCCTTTCAAAACATATTGGGAGTTGGTCTGTTGACCTACTACCACGGGGGCAAGATGAACTTCAAGAAATTATTTTTACAAATTTTAAAAAACCCCATGACCCTGGCTTGTATTTTTGGATTTTTAGCAAGAGCAGTGTCATATAGACCTGAGGGCTTTATAGGTGAGACGATGGGCATGTTATCTAAGCTTTCAACTCCGCTTGCCCTTATTTTGATAGGCGGCTCACTAAACTTCCAAGGCATAAGAGAAAACGTGGCGACCATATTTTCCGCAGTATTTATAAAGGAAATTCTCTTGTCAGCCATCTTTATACCTCTGGGAGTGCTAATAGGATTTAATAGAGAAGAGCTGATAGTTTTATATGTATTTTACGCAGTGCCATCAGCCCTTAATACATTTTTATTTGCAAAGAAGATGGGATCTGATCATGAACTCACATCACAGATTATTTCGGTAGGCTATACTTTTAGTATCTTGAGCTTCCCTCTTGGAATAGCAATACTTTCAGAGCTGGGTATTATTTAA
- a CDS encoding uracil-DNA glycosylase, which translates to MRRYFDKSWWDILEGEFQKPYYLELRKLLVNEYENFEVFPPKEEIFTAFSLTAYDKIKVVILGQDPYHNPSQAQGLAFSVKDGVKIPPSLVNIYKELHDDLGIEPAKTGNLKAWARQGIFLLNTTLTVRKNQPMSHEKIGWEIFTDRVIELIDKKEEALVFILWGGHARSKKRLIKNKKHLIIEGPHPSPLSAYRGFFGSRPFSKANEYLNKCGIEAPRWEIE; encoded by the coding sequence ATGAGAAGATATTTTGATAAATCATGGTGGGACATATTAGAAGGAGAATTTCAAAAGCCCTACTATCTAGAGCTTAGAAAACTTTTGGTTAATGAATACGAAAATTTTGAAGTGTTTCCTCCAAAAGAAGAAATTTTTACCGCATTTAGCTTGACTGCTTATGATAAAATTAAGGTTGTCATTTTGGGTCAAGATCCCTACCACAACCCTTCGCAGGCACAAGGTCTTGCTTTTTCTGTAAAAGACGGAGTGAAAATCCCCCCATCACTTGTTAACATCTACAAGGAGCTTCATGATGATTTGGGGATTGAGCCTGCTAAGACGGGCAATTTAAAAGCTTGGGCGAGACAAGGGATTTTTCTTTTGAACACAACTTTGACAGTTAGAAAAAATCAACCCATGAGCCATGAAAAAATTGGCTGGGAGATTTTTACAGATAGGGTAATTGAGCTTATAGATAAAAAGGAAGAAGCCCTCGTATTTATCTTGTGGGGAGGACATGCCCGATCTAAAAAGCGACTTATAAAAAATAAAAAACACTTGATAATAGAAGGACCTCATCCATCACCGCTTTCAGCATATAGGGGATTTTTCGGTTCACGCCCTTTTTCTAAAGCGAATGAATACTTAAATAAATGTGGAATAGAGGCACCTAGATGGGAGATTGAATGA
- the purE gene encoding 5-(carboxyamino)imidazole ribonucleotide mutase: MSKIAVIMGSLSDYETMKETCALLDEFGIDYDKKVISAHRTPEYMIDFAKNARKEGYSLIIAAAGGAAHLPGMVASVTTLPVIGVPIKSSTLNGVDSLLSIVQMPYGVPVSTMAIGLAGAKNAAITALSILAINDKELEKKYRDFKTKLENIVKEDMKI; encoded by the coding sequence ATGTCAAAAATAGCTGTAATAATGGGGTCACTCTCAGATTATGAGACGATGAAAGAAACCTGTGCTCTTTTGGATGAGTTTGGAATCGACTACGACAAAAAAGTCATAAGTGCACATAGGACGCCAGAGTATATGATTGATTTTGCAAAGAATGCAAGAAAAGAGGGATATAGTTTAATTATAGCCGCTGCTGGTGGGGCTGCCCACTTGCCGGGTATGGTGGCATCTGTGACTACTCTACCTGTGATTGGGGTGCCTATAAAGTCATCAACTTTGAATGGTGTTGATTCTTTATTATCAATTGTTCAAATGCCTTATGGTGTGCCAGTTTCTACAATGGCAATAGGGCTAGCGGGTGCTAAGAATGCAGCTATCACAGCCTTGTCTATACTTGCCATAAATGACAAAGAGTTAGAAAAAAAGTATAGAGATTTTAAAACTAAATTAGAGAATATAGTAAAGGAAGATATGAAAATATGA
- a CDS encoding prolyl oligopeptidase family serine peptidase has protein sequence MKYLKNDFFDTDKIKIGSSPCLLIRPKIKADKYKTIIFYHGWSSSADKQAFRGGIFASYGYQVLLPDANYHGERIIEGFDYDKKDLERIYLPKTLMSNIIEAPQIFEGLIKDYKADENEIAVAGHSMGAMTAGCLYSFNKKLKLALLFNGTMNLEPMICEYMKMGENSEEYLRIYEFLKSIDPIKHIENFPDRPLLMLNGAEDKSINPAWQEAFYTNIKKSYNHKDLIKFEKMDYTPHILTTQMLEEAIRFARKVGF, from the coding sequence ATGAAATATTTAAAAAATGATTTTTTTGACACTGATAAAATTAAGATAGGATCAAGTCCCTGCCTTTTGATAAGGCCTAAAATCAAAGCGGATAAATACAAGACCATAATCTTTTATCATGGCTGGTCATCTTCTGCTGATAAGCAGGCTTTTAGAGGAGGCATTTTTGCATCTTATGGCTATCAGGTTTTGTTGCCAGATGCCAACTATCATGGAGAAAGAATCATAGAAGGTTTCGACTACGACAAAAAGGATCTAGAAAGAATATACCTGCCAAAGACTTTAATGTCTAATATAATAGAGGCTCCGCAAATTTTTGAAGGGCTTATAAAAGATTACAAGGCAGACGAAAATGAAATTGCCGTGGCGGGTCATTCTATGGGAGCCATGACAGCGGGATGCCTTTATTCATTTAACAAGAAGTTAAAACTGGCTCTTTTATTTAATGGGACAATGAATCTAGAACCCATGATTTGCGAATACATGAAGATGGGTGAAAATTCAGAAGAATATCTTAGAATTTATGAATTTTTAAAATCCATAGATCCAATAAAACACATAGAAAATTTTCCCGACAGACCTCTTTTGATGCTAAATGGAGCAGAAGATAAGTCTATAAACCCAGCTTGGCAAGAGGCATTTTATACTAATATAAAAAAGAGCTATAACCACAAAGACTTGATAAAATTTGAAAAAATGGACTACACGCCCCACATACTCACGACTCAAATGCTAGAAGAAGCCATCAGATTTGCAAGAAAAGTTGGATTTTAA
- the purF gene encoding amidophosphoribosyltransferase yields the protein MFGIWNYENASNITFYALHSLQHRGQQGAGIVSSNGLRLRGYRNNGLLAEVFKDDERLKKLEGKAAIGALWYSSNNSSNVQNIEPLLYKFHDGHIGITMNGNLTNGKWLREELENDGAVFHSASHAEIIIHLIRRSNKETFEDKIKDALSKLQGSFSVMILTQDALYGAVDKHARRPLVIGELGDSICMASESCALNVIEAKFLEDISAGELVKVDDSGYKKTQFTEAQNIAIESMEFIYFARPDSTILGRNVHKVRKNSGRILAQEYPVDADIVVGVPNSSLSLASGYAEEIGLPYEMGLIKNQYIARTFIQPTKDLRDMGVKMKLSALPDVVRGKRLVLLDDSIVRGTTSKRIIKILRKAGAKEIHIRIGSPLIIFPSYSGIDISNSDELIAANMSKEEIRKEIGADSLEFISIEGLKKSVGFNFDSENKGISLDIFNGKYEDGLGSYEEEFFENITEIQKNILNLERYK from the coding sequence ATGTTTGGAATTTGGAATTATGAAAATGCGTCGAATATAACATTTTATGCTCTGCACTCCTTGCAACACAGGGGACAACAAGGAGCAGGGATTGTGTCAAGTAATGGACTAAGGTTAAGAGGTTATAGAAACAACGGGCTTTTAGCAGAAGTTTTCAAAGATGATGAAAGATTAAAAAAACTTGAAGGTAAGGCTGCCATAGGAGCTCTTTGGTATTCAAGCAATAATTCAAGCAATGTTCAAAATATTGAACCCCTACTTTATAAATTTCACGATGGTCATATCGGCATAACTATGAATGGGAATTTGACCAATGGAAAATGGTTAAGAGAGGAACTTGAAAATGATGGAGCAGTCTTTCATTCAGCATCACATGCCGAAATAATAATTCACCTTATTAGGAGAAGCAATAAAGAAACTTTTGAAGATAAAATAAAGGATGCTTTATCTAAGTTGCAAGGTTCATTTTCTGTCATGATTTTGACCCAAGATGCTCTTTACGGAGCAGTTGACAAGCACGCTAGAAGACCTCTTGTCATAGGAGAACTTGGAGATTCTATATGTATGGCTTCGGAGTCTTGTGCCCTCAATGTAATAGAGGCAAAATTTTTAGAAGATATATCAGCAGGTGAACTTGTCAAGGTAGATGATAGCGGATATAAAAAGACTCAATTTACAGAAGCACAAAACATAGCAATAGAGAGTATGGAATTTATTTACTTTGCAAGACCTGACTCCACAATTCTAGGAAGAAATGTCCACAAAGTCAGAAAAAATTCAGGCAGAATTTTGGCTCAAGAATACCCGGTGGATGCGGATATAGTAGTTGGTGTTCCAAACTCATCCCTATCTCTTGCCAGTGGTTATGCAGAAGAAATAGGACTTCCTTATGAAATGGGTCTTATAAAAAATCAATATATAGCCAGAACCTTTATTCAACCAACAAAAGATTTGAGGGATATGGGCGTAAAGATGAAACTATCAGCTCTTCCAGATGTAGTAAGAGGAAAGAGACTTGTCTTATTAGATGATTCCATAGTAAGGGGAACAACATCAAAAAGAATTATAAAAATTTTAAGAAAGGCTGGAGCCAAGGAAATTCATATTAGGATAGGCTCCCCTCTTATAATTTTCCCTTCATATTCGGGCATAGACATATCAAACTCCGATGAACTTATAGCAGCCAATATGAGCAAGGAAGAAATCAGAAAAGAAATAGGAGCAGATTCACTAGAATTTATAAGTATAGAGGGGCTTAAAAAGTCTGTAGGTTTTAATTTTGACAGCGAAAACAAGGGCATATCCTTGGATATATTTAATGGCAAGTATGAAGATGGTTTGGGAAGTTATGAAGAAGAATTTTTTGAAAACATTACTGAAATACAAAAAAATATTTTAAATCTGGAGAGGTATAAATGA
- a CDS encoding phosphoribosylaminoimidazolesuccinocarboxamide synthase, whose protein sequence is MNLIYQGKTKNIYSLDNGNILMKFKDDVTGKDGVFDPGENQVGLSIEGSGRAGLELTEYFFEKLKEKNIPTHYVKSDLENNSMEVKKARVFGHGLEFIIRYKAVGSFHKRYGKYIEFGSDLDAFFEITIKDDKAGDPTISKDCLQILNIMTPKQYDELANLSRQICGIIFDLLKEKGLDLYDIKLEFGLDENNNILLIDEISGGNMRVFKGDEYIPPLELNKLVLEK, encoded by the coding sequence ATGAATTTAATATACCAAGGCAAAACCAAAAATATTTATTCTTTGGACAACGGTAATATCTTGATGAAGTTTAAAGACGATGTTACAGGAAAAGATGGTGTGTTTGACCCAGGCGAAAACCAAGTTGGGCTATCAATTGAAGGCTCTGGAAGAGCGGGCCTTGAGCTTACTGAATATTTCTTCGAAAAATTGAAAGAAAAGAATATTCCGACTCATTATGTTAAAAGCGACCTTGAAAATAACTCTATGGAGGTCAAAAAGGCCAGAGTTTTTGGACATGGTTTGGAGTTTATCATCAGATATAAGGCTGTTGGTTCTTTTCATAAGAGATATGGTAAGTATATAGAATTTGGCAGCGACCTCGATGCTTTTTTTGAAATAACTATAAAAGATGACAAGGCAGGCGATCCTACAATAAGTAAAGACTGTCTACAAATCTTAAATATCATGACACCCAAACAATACGATGAGCTTGCCAATTTGAGCAGACAAATTTGTGGAATTATTTTCGACCTTTTGAAAGAAAAAGGCCTCGACCTTTATGACATAAAGTTGGAATTCGGTCTAGATGAAAATAATAACATTTTATTAATTGATGAGATATCAGGTGGCAATATGAGAGTCTTTAAAGGCGATGAATATATTCCACCTTTAGAATTAAATAAGTTGGTCCTAGAAAAATAA